One Gossypium hirsutum isolate 1008001.06 chromosome A11, Gossypium_hirsutum_v2.1, whole genome shotgun sequence genomic window carries:
- the LOC107936748 gene encoding uncharacterized protein, whose product MTNWSSLRGHRDIVMIPTPGAPKGADGQPSADHYQVNSSSSMLTGGKKRSQKAKGKGIKKQCLTRVTGGEESVGELTVEHSGKNLTDQINRRTCKVKEKHWDRLRNCPEVISIIKQIEEKWPLLSDLEKIKENRSEILTKFKAGRLKEDGAKQELDKLKERLNHVDGQLQELHKANNLEELNKVKNLEEMFLNEDNDLETLQKEYYSIYPRMKEVVAPDDHGSLLIPEVLSKMNELENEIYAKDDNKVNVQDFNGLQQALNKNFKTCTDARVKAAQAEPHDNKGEDVEGDDSVPPPAQAPPQYPIFSAETLAILNVLGSLRDDISGIRDEVRGLGARMSTLEKHIAYLMFQFSPPQPPQYS is encoded by the exons ATGACGAATTGGTCTAGTCTCAGAGGCCATAGGGATATCGTTATGATACCCACACCTGGAGCGCCAAAGGGTGCTGATGGACAACCATCGGCCGATCATTATCAGGTGAATTCCTCAAGCTCGATGTTGACCGGAGGAAAGAAAAGAAGTCAGAAAGCTAAAGGAAAAGGCATCAAGAAACAGTGCCTGACCCGGGTAACCGGTGGAGAAGAGAGTGTGGGAGAGCTTACTGTAGAGCATAGTGGGAAAAACTTGACTGACCAAATCAACAGAAGGACGTGTAAA GTCAAGGAAAAACATTGGGATCGGCTACGTAACTGTCCAGAAGTTATATCCATCATCAAGCAAATTGAAGAGAAATGGCCACTGCTATCTGATCTCGAAAAAATTAAGGAGAATAGGAGTGAAATCCTAACCAAGTTCAAGGCAGGCCGTTTAAAAGAGGATGGGGCGAAGCAGGAATTGGACAAACTAAAGGAGAGGCTCAATCATGTAGATGGACAACTACAG GAGTTGCACAAAGCAAACAATCTTGAG GAGTTGAACAAAGTAAAGAACCTTGAGGAAATGTTCCTTAATGAG GATAATGACCTGGAGACTCTTCAAAAAGAg TATTATTCTATATATCCACGAATGAAAGAAGTTGTTGCGCCTGATGATCATGGAAGTTTGCTAATTCCTGAAGTATTGTCTAAAATGAATGAGTTGGAAAACGAAATTTATGCCAAAGACGACAACAAAGTGAATGTTCAAGACTTCAATGGCTTACAACAAGCAttgaacaaaaatttcaaaacttgcaCCGATGCACGGGTGAAGGCTGCTCAAGCCGAACCCCATGATAATAAAGGTGAAGATGTTGAAGGAGATGATTCGGTTCCACCTCCCGCACAAGCTCCACCACAATATCCAATTTTTTCTGCCGAAACGTTAGCTATACTCAACGTACTTGGCTCTTTGAGAGATGATATTAGTGGCATCCGTGATGAAGTTCGAGGCTTAGGTGCTAGGATGTCTACATTGGAGAAACATATCGCttatcttatgtttcaattctcTCCACCACAGCCTCCTCAGTATAGCTAG